A part of Setaria viridis chromosome 8, Setaria_viridis_v4.0, whole genome shotgun sequence genomic DNA contains:
- the LOC117866153 gene encoding 3-aminomethylindole N-methyltransferase, translated as MDKIGFVNGAGVDEDSTCLHAQSLVYAYNVTMAVKAAVKLGLLDELSAADGRAVTADELAAKVVQAEDKTVSAAWIGRILRFLASFDVVRFSAEKGADGSVLWRYSPAPACRWLTRNNGDGSLGPMSVFAVDEDNLSSWHYIADAVAGGVKQTPFELAHGGTPAYEYFGKTPRLSTLFDQAMAQQSLLVIRKLLDHPKVFAGVGVLVDVGGGTGATLAVIRDRYKNIRGINMDLPHVISDAPSLPGVEHVAGDMFESVPSGDAILMKWMLHMISDEEIIRILKNCHKALPDNGKVIVIQSVLPETPESTPASRDSFTMDIILLVNFMGGKERTEQEYAKLARDAGFTGGFQSTYIFCNIYALEFTK; from the exons ATGGACAAAATTGGATTTGTCAATGGTGCTGGCGTCGACGAGGACTCGACTTGCTTGCACGCACAATCACTGGTCTACGCCTACAATGTCACCATGGCCGTCAAGGCGGCTGTCAAGCTCGGCCTCCTCGATGAGCTCAGCGCGGCCGACGGCCGCGCCGTTaccgccgacgagctcgccgcGAAGGTTGTCCAAGCAGAGGACAAGACCGTCTCGGCTGCCTGGATTGGCCGGATCCTCAGGTTTCTCGCGTCCTTCGACGTCGTGAGGTTCTCGGCCGAGAAAGGTGCCGACGGTTCGGTGCTCTGGCGGtactcgccggcgccggcatgCCGCTGGCTCACCAGAAACAATGGCGACGGGTCGCTTGGCCCAATGTCGGTGTTCGCCGTCGACGAGGACAACTTGTCGTCCTG GCATTACATAGCCGACGCGGTTGCCGGGGGCGTCAAGCAAACGCCGTTCGAGCTTGCCCATGGGGGGACGCCGGCGTACGAGTACTTTGGAAAGACCCCACGTCTGAGCACGCTGTTCGACCAGGCCATGGCCCAGCAGTCGCTGCTGGTGATCAGGAAGCTGCTCGACCACCCCAAAGTGTTCGCTGGCGTTGGAGTCCTCGTCGACGTTGGAGGCGGCACCGGTGCAACCCTAGCGGTGATCAGAGACCGGTACAAGAACATCAGGGGCATCAACATGGACCTGCCTCACGTCATCTCTGACGCTCCGTCACTTCCAG GCGTGGAACATGTAGCTGGGGATATGTTTGAAAGCGTACCCTCCGGAGATGCAATTCTGATGAAG TGGATGCTCCATATGATAAGTGACGAGGAGATCATCCGGATACTCAAGAACTGCCACAAAGCTCTCCCGGATAACGGGAAGGTGATCGTCATTCAGAGTGTCCTGCCGGAGACCCCAGAGTCGACTCCAGCTTCGCGAGATTCGTTCACCATGGACATCATCCTTCTCGTCAACTTCAtgggaggaaaggagaggacCGAGCAGGAGTACGCCAAGCTTGCCAGGGATGCAGGCTTTACCGGTGGCTTCCAGTCAACCTACATCTTCTGCAACATTTACGCTCTTGAATTTACCAAGTAG